A genomic region of Enterococcus sp. 12C11_DIV0727 contains the following coding sequences:
- a CDS encoding helix-turn-helix domain-containing protein: MSQTLETLLTLLYEPEIKKKLSIMKALEHKNDWITLEELHIRLGYTTTTIKKYLIQFEKESNKNDNFYLTSDKKRGYLLEIKNKFEFGQYYRDILFVMWPVQFLTQLILHNKVRKAFFPVEFFISESALKNKIKDLKKALSFFSITLKIRNGVYYLDGNEANIRRLSEDFFWEFFKGSSWPFKTVDEQAILTKTAQLLQNATRPFSMIDQRKIHYALAIQEIRVKCGQPFKTNPYIVSYFPLLNPFIANMQQSKSLFPSEAEFYYFYFKLATNSKYYSYFDTDFNTIMLETDNLDAYAQLNIRILTFITKKLGPLSQEHTYNMFNYLFCTHMHLVLFNNSYTINDKELSFFNKKNMEPTINKIIHLIEEEVPLDEAIKNFLIYRYGIMLSTIYPPSVFSKKIVISFCTDIDPSIETKLLRILTDYFSDIVNIVFYSGVNNVTEPIDLIIHTALDPQIFSYKNVKATRYVDTRFLYNRNVSPLIDLINQFLGDEIFDLHSEISKKD, from the coding sequence ATGAGCCAAACTTTAGAGACCTTACTTACCCTTTTATATGAACCAGAAATCAAGAAAAAACTCTCCATCATGAAAGCTTTAGAGCATAAAAATGACTGGATTACCTTAGAAGAATTGCATATAAGATTAGGATATACAACAACTACTATAAAAAAATACTTAATTCAATTTGAAAAAGAATCAAATAAAAATGATAATTTTTATTTAACATCAGATAAAAAAAGAGGGTATTTATTAGAAATAAAAAATAAATTTGAATTTGGACAATATTATCGTGATATTCTGTTCGTTATGTGGCCAGTTCAATTTTTGACGCAATTGATTTTACATAATAAAGTGCGTAAAGCTTTTTTTCCTGTTGAATTCTTTATTAGTGAATCAGCTTTAAAAAATAAAATCAAAGATTTAAAAAAAGCCTTAAGTTTTTTTTCAATCACACTAAAAATACGTAATGGTGTTTACTACTTAGATGGGAATGAAGCCAATATTCGTCGATTGTCAGAAGATTTTTTTTGGGAATTTTTCAAGGGTAGCTCTTGGCCCTTCAAAACAGTTGATGAACAAGCGATTTTAACAAAAACAGCTCAATTACTACAGAATGCAACACGACCCTTTTCTATGATTGATCAGCGAAAAATCCATTATGCATTGGCAATACAAGAGATACGAGTCAAGTGCGGACAACCCTTCAAAACAAACCCTTATATCGTCAGCTATTTCCCACTCCTAAACCCTTTCATAGCAAATATGCAGCAAAGTAAAAGTTTGTTTCCATCAGAAGCAGAATTCTATTATTTTTATTTTAAGCTAGCTACAAATTCAAAATACTATTCGTACTTTGACACTGATTTTAATACTATTATGTTGGAGACTGACAATTTAGATGCCTATGCACAGTTAAATATTCGAATTTTGACCTTTATTACAAAAAAACTTGGTCCCTTGTCTCAAGAACATACTTACAACATGTTCAATTATTTATTTTGTACTCATATGCACTTAGTTTTATTTAATAACAGCTATACCATAAATGATAAAGAATTGTCTTTCTTCAATAAAAAAAATATGGAACCTACTATCAATAAAATTATACATTTGATTGAAGAAGAGGTCCCATTAGATGAAGCTATCAAAAACTTTTTAATTTACCGATATGGCATAATGTTATCAACAATTTATCCACCTTCTGTTTTTTCAAAAAAAATCGTTATTAGTTTTTGTACAGATATTGATCCTTCTATAGAAACAAAATTATTGCGTATTTTAACTGACTATTTTTCCGATATCGTCAATATCGTTTTCTATTCTGGAGTAAACAATGTAACAGAGCCTATAGACCTTATCATACATACTGCTTTGGATCCACAAATTTTTTCTTATAAAAATGTAAAAGCAACACGCTACGTTGATACACGTTTTCTTTACAATCGAAATGTATCTCCTCTAATTGACTTAATCAATCAGTTTTTAGGTGATGAAATTTTTGATCTTCATTCAGAAATTAGCAAAAAAGATTAA
- a CDS encoding DUF916 domain-containing protein codes for MKKASYLLVIVLCSFYLLAGWDSAVQADAAKADETEIGYHIYAILPENQKNPDSSFFDLQMKPGQKQTIEVAVANTSVEDQTYTIEINPAYTNDQGFIDYSEKKETEEKQRELTIDHIATYEKKITVPKGQTEKVPITLTMPEEAYKGELLAGIKVSKVKKQTNQVGIANTYSYLLGLRLTESDQKIQRKIGVKKIEPTIAFGKASVAIDLINPVREAYGHLTYHVEIKNEETGKKINEKTYSGLQLAPVSTYHFSIDWDDEQLVAGNYQLVLTIEDKKDNQWTFHRNFAISPDAAKQVNTVVVQENRFPYQALLIGIVGLIIGAISIFCITKWKNKRRTRRKL; via the coding sequence ATGAAGAAAGCCAGTTATCTCTTAGTGATAGTATTATGCTCATTTTATCTGTTAGCAGGTTGGGATTCTGCTGTACAAGCAGATGCAGCTAAAGCAGATGAGACAGAAATTGGCTACCATATATATGCTATCTTGCCAGAAAATCAAAAAAATCCAGATAGCTCATTTTTTGACTTGCAAATGAAACCAGGGCAAAAGCAAACGATTGAGGTTGCAGTGGCAAATACATCAGTAGAAGACCAAACCTATACTATAGAAATTAATCCAGCATACACTAATGATCAAGGTTTTATTGATTATTCTGAAAAAAAAGAGACAGAAGAAAAACAGAGAGAATTAACAATAGATCATATTGCGACCTATGAAAAAAAAATTACTGTTCCAAAAGGACAAACGGAAAAAGTACCAATTACCTTGACTATGCCAGAAGAAGCATACAAAGGTGAATTATTGGCAGGAATCAAGGTTAGCAAAGTAAAAAAACAAACGAATCAAGTAGGAATTGCAAATACCTATAGTTATCTTTTAGGGCTACGTCTGACAGAGAGTGACCAAAAAATACAACGTAAAATTGGTGTAAAAAAAATTGAACCGACAATTGCTTTTGGTAAAGCGAGTGTAGCGATTGATCTTATTAACCCTGTGCGAGAAGCGTATGGTCATTTAACATACCACGTTGAGATCAAAAACGAGGAAACGGGAAAGAAAATCAACGAAAAAACCTATTCAGGCTTACAGTTAGCACCTGTATCAACCTATCATTTTTCTATTGATTGGGATGATGAACAATTGGTTGCAGGAAACTATCAGTTAGTTTTGACTATTGAAGACAAAAAAGATAATCAGTGGACATTTCATAGAAATTTTGCCATTAGTCCAGATGCAGCAAAGCAAGTCAATACTGTAGTTGTGCAAGAAAATAGATTTCCTTACCAGGCGCTTTTAATAGGAATAGTGGGGCTCATTATTGGCGCTATATCGATTTTTTGCATCACAAAATGGAAAAACAAAAGACGTACGAGGAGAAAATTATGA
- a CDS encoding DUF916 and DUF3324 domain-containing protein yields MKRKNLFYVLLLFIVVSIGHSIPVLATDAKDNLGYTVSMVQPKTQIDPKQSFFYLQTRPNEPQEIEVRIKSTKKENVKIKIYSQNAITGNKGTIDYTEDLSDQDSSLSMPITEMVHVKTPEITIGNFEEKTVKITITPPEKGYEGIKMGALVFALDQAEKQQNGVATNFSYRIGLIISESGDEFNNGKTLNLIDAKASIKRGKKMVLARIQNPEPKTIEGLTIYAEMTKKGSNTVVKKKDVTNYSLAPNSHVDFELDWGTNSLPSGDYVITLTMHNDYQEWRLTKDFTITGEQAKSINEESAFSIVTPQWIKVLAIMLLVLTGINSTWLIMRRQKWENAWEKLQLTNKKKKKKRKQRRKNEQLNKV; encoded by the coding sequence ATGAAAAGAAAGAATCTGTTTTATGTTTTGCTTTTATTTATTGTAGTGAGTATTGGTCATTCGATTCCAGTGTTAGCTACAGATGCAAAAGACAACTTAGGATATACAGTGTCTATGGTTCAACCTAAAACGCAAATCGATCCAAAACAAAGCTTTTTTTACTTACAAACGCGTCCGAATGAACCGCAAGAGATTGAAGTTCGTATTAAAAGTACTAAAAAGGAAAACGTAAAAATCAAAATTTATAGTCAAAATGCGATCACGGGGAATAAAGGGACTATAGATTATACAGAAGACTTATCTGATCAAGACAGCAGTTTGAGCATGCCGATTACTGAAATGGTCCATGTAAAGACACCAGAGATTACTATTGGGAATTTTGAAGAAAAAACAGTTAAAATCACCATCACACCACCGGAAAAAGGGTATGAAGGTATAAAAATGGGTGCCCTTGTCTTTGCGTTAGACCAAGCTGAAAAACAACAAAATGGTGTAGCAACGAACTTTTCTTATCGCATTGGGCTGATCATTTCAGAATCAGGAGATGAATTCAATAATGGTAAGACCCTGAATCTCATTGATGCAAAGGCGTCGATCAAACGAGGAAAAAAAATGGTTTTAGCAAGGATACAAAATCCAGAACCAAAAACAATTGAAGGGTTAACCATCTATGCTGAAATGACTAAAAAAGGTAGTAATACAGTCGTAAAGAAAAAAGACGTTACTAATTATTCATTAGCACCAAACAGTCATGTGGATTTTGAATTAGATTGGGGAACTAATTCCCTCCCTTCAGGTGACTATGTGATTACCCTAACTATGCACAATGATTATCAAGAATGGCGTTTGACTAAGGATTTTACAATCACCGGTGAACAAGCAAAATCAATTAATGAAGAGAGTGCTTTTAGTATTGTAACTCCCCAGTGGATAAAAGTCTTAGCAATCATGCTACTGGTGCTAACAGGAATCAATAGTACTTGGTTGATAATGAGAAGACAGAAGTGGGAAAATGCATGGGAAAAATTACAGTTAACAAATAAAAAGAAAAAGAAAAAAAGAAAGCAAAGAAGAAAAAATGAACAGCTGAATAAAGTTTAA
- a CDS encoding lectin-like domain-containing protein, which translates to METQKLQPADDNEKIEGNSDATSERISDTTKGLSSIPEGGITINGLFDNPIGGTGFTIKNYPPSTSSNNGFPYSEVTIGGKDNWVAMWSLENNKLDFSKSFKGRMFVNFGSIQSDGFTFTIHNDPKKTQALTTSQDKKSDGQNLGVYGSNGSSKSLFNTYYPNTGAIKNSFSVEFDLYTNGIARYPNAYDISEYGYEFDAPHMAYTFPGNLDLTYQAIDKSVLGNISDVDGWFSGLGMVGRTARVKHRMLSDLNIALKKNVRDNTWYEFNFSFDFDKKEFAYFLRDPNTDISTSPVLVPWNLLSSELKLSATNTTAYWGFTAANGASSGNVKVVFADAPVPLSYDLKNEVTNKKGEELALENNGGNTSVYATKGEQVSFKTTATIQDLAYTSTTNIYQVGLSAAQFDLTSIGTVQGKINGQVVGSYTPSIDTTTNKFYITIPGTIKKGDAVELAFSAKSNLTLKADEIATFSSSLYLTNTSTGNQDFLSSMPVHFLLKYVSDPFNVSWTSDSLTTTITKEIDQGALKETGYPLTFYYSGGTAASTINYKVLKNGELVLDDTILNDSNTTTQKSKELLIPKGALTYGENLLDIVIYEEANAANVNQLSATIKVTGVLQLTKVPSILSWTNLKIGETKGVVARDAGNAIDLTVSDSRQNQMNDWYVSISTTAKDSSVLSDSSFLWQTKEGERQPIPDKQSGNTLNIMDPTKASLKDTYYYQLHLENTAGVLLNNKKYLAIGTYNNDRAIQWTLNQVYTPK; encoded by the coding sequence GTGGAAACGCAAAAGCTTCAACCTGCTGATGATAACGAAAAGATAGAAGGGAACTCAGACGCAACTAGTGAGAGGATATCTGATACTACGAAGGGTCTAAGTTCTATTCCAGAAGGTGGAATTACTATCAATGGACTTTTTGATAACCCTATCGGTGGGACAGGTTTTACTATTAAAAATTATCCACCTAGTACTAGCTCAAATAATGGTTTTCCTTATAGTGAGGTGACGATTGGTGGGAAGGACAACTGGGTAGCTATGTGGTCGCTTGAAAACAATAAGCTGGATTTTTCCAAGTCTTTCAAAGGGCGCATGTTTGTCAACTTTGGGAGTATCCAGTCAGACGGATTCACTTTTACGATACACAATGATCCAAAAAAAACACAAGCATTGACTACCTCACAAGATAAAAAGAGTGATGGACAGAATTTAGGCGTATATGGATCAAATGGATCATCTAAAAGCTTGTTTAATACGTACTATCCTAATACGGGGGCAATAAAAAATTCATTTTCGGTAGAATTTGATCTATATACTAACGGTATTGCACGATATCCCAATGCGTATGATATTTCTGAATATGGATATGAGTTTGATGCTCCTCATATGGCGTATACATTTCCAGGTAACTTGGACTTAACCTATCAAGCAATTGATAAAAGTGTATTAGGAAATATTTCGGATGTTGATGGTTGGTTTAGCGGTTTAGGAATGGTAGGAAGAACAGCAAGAGTTAAACATCGAATGCTATCAGATCTAAATATCGCATTAAAGAAAAATGTGAGAGACAATACTTGGTACGAATTTAATTTTAGTTTTGATTTTGATAAGAAAGAATTTGCCTATTTTTTAAGAGATCCCAACACAGATATTTCTACTAGCCCTGTCTTAGTCCCTTGGAATTTATTGTCATCGGAATTGAAACTATCTGCAACAAACACAACTGCTTATTGGGGATTTACAGCAGCAAATGGTGCAAGCAGCGGAAATGTAAAAGTGGTGTTTGCCGATGCACCAGTTCCTTTATCCTACGATCTAAAGAATGAGGTGACCAATAAAAAAGGGGAAGAACTAGCATTAGAAAACAATGGTGGGAATACAAGTGTTTACGCAACAAAAGGCGAGCAAGTATCATTTAAAACGACTGCGACTATTCAAGATTTGGCCTATACAAGTACAACTAATATCTATCAAGTAGGGTTAAGTGCAGCACAGTTTGATTTAACTAGTATTGGTACTGTTCAGGGGAAAATCAACGGACAGGTGGTTGGGTCCTATACTCCATCAATTGATACGACTACTAATAAATTTTATATAACAATTCCTGGAACTATAAAAAAAGGAGATGCTGTTGAGCTAGCATTTAGTGCGAAAAGCAACCTTACATTGAAAGCAGATGAAATAGCGACTTTTAGTTCTAGTTTGTATTTAACAAATACTTCTACAGGAAATCAAGACTTTCTTTCTTCTATGCCTGTGCATTTCTTACTAAAATATGTTTCAGACCCATTCAATGTGTCTTGGACAAGTGATTCACTAACTACAACAATCACAAAAGAAATTGATCAAGGGGCACTTAAAGAGACCGGTTACCCACTAACGTTTTATTATAGTGGAGGAACGGCCGCTTCAACAATCAACTATAAAGTTCTTAAAAATGGAGAACTAGTGCTTGATGATACCATACTCAATGATAGCAATACTACGACGCAAAAAAGTAAAGAACTATTGATTCCTAAAGGAGCGTTGACCTATGGGGAAAATTTATTAGATATCGTGATTTATGAAGAAGCAAATGCGGCAAATGTAAACCAGTTAAGTGCAACGATTAAGGTCACAGGTGTGTTACAACTGACAAAAGTTCCTTCCATTTTAAGCTGGACCAATCTGAAAATTGGTGAAACTAAAGGTGTCGTAGCTAGAGATGCCGGAAATGCAATAGATTTGACAGTGTCTGATAGTCGACAAAATCAGATGAATGACTGGTATGTAAGTATTTCGACTACTGCAAAAGATTCATCTGTATTATCTGATAGTAGCTTCTTATGGCAGACAAAAGAAGGGGAAAGGCAGCCTATACCAGATAAACAATCAGGTAATACGCTGAACATTATGGACCCAACAAAAGCCTCGTTAAAGGATACCTACTATTATCAATTGCATCTGGAAAACACAGCAGGCGTCTTACTAAATAATAAAAAGTATCTTGCAATCGGTACGTACAATAATGACCGAGCTATTCAATGGACATTAAATCAAGTCTATACACCGAAGTAA
- the def gene encoding peptide deformylase, translated as MITMDNIIREGNPTLRSVAKEVALPLSNEDIKLGEDMMEFLHNSQDPVKAEELGLRGGVGLAAPQLDISKRIIAVHVPNGDLENPEPTLSAVMYNPKILSHSVQDACLGEGEGCLSVDREVPGYVVRHNKITLSYVDVSGIKQKIRLKNYEAIVVQHEIDHLNGVMFYDHIDSENPYALKDGVLVIE; from the coding sequence ATGATTACAATGGATAATATTATCCGTGAAGGAAACCCAACCCTTAGATCAGTGGCAAAAGAAGTAGCTTTGCCACTATCTAATGAAGATATTAAATTAGGAGAAGACATGATGGAATTTTTACATAATAGTCAAGATCCTGTCAAAGCAGAAGAATTAGGATTACGCGGCGGTGTTGGTTTAGCAGCACCGCAATTAGACATTTCCAAACGGATCATAGCCGTTCACGTACCAAATGGCGATTTAGAAAACCCAGAACCGACATTGAGTGCCGTTATGTACAATCCAAAAATTTTAAGCCACTCTGTACAAGATGCTTGTCTTGGAGAAGGTGAGGGATGTCTATCTGTTGACCGTGAAGTGCCAGGTTATGTGGTACGCCATAATAAAATCACCTTGTCTTATGTAGATGTTTCTGGTATTAAACAAAAAATTCGTTTGAAAAATTATGAAGCCATTGTCGTTCAGCATGAAATCGATCATTTGAACGGGGTCATGTTCTATGATCACATTGATTCAGAAAATCCCTACGCATTGAAAGATGGCGTTTTGGTGATCGAATAA
- a CDS encoding Cof-type HAD-IIB family hydrolase yields MRRKLFAFDIDGTLLGTDRQPLESTREALKMLRQQGHLVTIATGRSRFMAQDIILDLDFSNYVLCNGAAAFLDHEQYFQNLLDQDELHRFASEVEKREIGLAYVGLDDVKKNNHHRHIQMAEAMGSIDFEAPEYDRNFHKENDVYQALAFYDDSSDGMFDREFSKFRFIRWHSESVDIVPKNGSKAATLLNLAERVGIAREDIIAFGDGENDREMLYESGIGVAMGNALPHIQKEAKIVTDTNDNDGIWKALKKLKAI; encoded by the coding sequence ATGAGAAGAAAACTTTTTGCATTTGATATTGATGGAACATTACTGGGAACAGATAGACAACCACTAGAGAGCACCCGAGAAGCATTAAAGATGTTACGCCAACAAGGGCACCTTGTAACGATTGCTACAGGACGCAGCCGATTTATGGCGCAAGATATTATCTTAGATCTAGATTTTTCTAATTATGTTCTTTGTAACGGTGCCGCAGCATTTTTAGATCATGAACAATATTTTCAAAATTTATTAGATCAAGATGAATTACATCGTTTTGCTTCAGAGGTAGAAAAAAGAGAAATCGGCTTGGCCTATGTCGGGCTGGATGACGTGAAAAAAAACAATCATCATCGTCATATCCAAATGGCTGAAGCGATGGGATCAATCGATTTTGAAGCGCCGGAATATGATAGGAATTTCCACAAGGAAAATGATGTCTATCAGGCATTAGCGTTTTATGATGATTCGTCAGATGGGATGTTTGATCGTGAATTTTCAAAATTCCGCTTTATCCGCTGGCATTCTGAAAGTGTCGATATTGTGCCTAAGAATGGTTCAAAAGCAGCAACTTTGCTGAACTTAGCAGAGCGTGTGGGGATTGCTCGTGAAGACATCATTGCATTTGGCGATGGTGAAAATGATCGTGAAATGTTATATGAATCAGGTATTGGTGTAGCGATGGGAAATGCATTACCACATATCCAAAAAGAAGCAAAAATCGTGACAGACACCAATGATAATGATGGTATTTGGAAAGCGTTAAAAAAATTAAAGGCAATTTAA
- a CDS encoding formate/nitrite transporter family protein — MKPVSPLFEQIDKSISKKMNLFQSSFMRYAFRAILACMFLTLGTAVAFAIAIKGEGMVHGLGKILYAFMFSWSLVMILYMNAELGTSNMLYMTVGVYRKKINFSFAAKILFTCIFFNLVGGVLFGYLISLTVPFQDLPADSFFFTSIAGKLDKTTTQILVEAIFANIVVNTAVLVSMRMKDDAGKVAAIIFIIFIFAFLGYEHVIANFPAFSLAYFASHGTLAAMTAGSVAHNLFFALIGNFIGGGLVMGLGYAWLNNADTNYLD, encoded by the coding sequence ATGAAACCTGTATCGCCATTGTTTGAGCAGATCGACAAATCAATTAGTAAAAAAATGAACTTATTCCAAAGCAGCTTTATGCGTTACGCTTTTCGCGCTATCCTTGCTTGCATGTTTTTAACACTAGGAACAGCGGTTGCTTTTGCGATTGCAATCAAAGGTGAAGGAATGGTCCACGGCTTAGGCAAGATTCTTTATGCCTTCATGTTCAGCTGGTCACTTGTTATGATTCTTTATATGAATGCGGAACTCGGGACATCAAACATGCTTTATATGACTGTTGGGGTTTACCGTAAAAAAATCAACTTCTCTTTTGCTGCAAAAATTTTATTTACATGTATTTTCTTTAATTTAGTTGGTGGGGTTCTTTTTGGTTACTTGATTTCTTTAACCGTTCCTTTCCAGGACTTACCGGCTGACAGCTTTTTCTTCACGTCGATTGCAGGTAAATTAGATAAAACAACAACACAGATTTTAGTTGAAGCAATTTTTGCAAATATTGTGGTAAATACTGCAGTGCTAGTAAGTATGCGTATGAAAGATGACGCAGGTAAAGTTGCAGCAATCATTTTTATCATTTTCATCTTTGCTTTCTTAGGGTACGAGCACGTTATCGCCAACTTCCCAGCATTTAGTTTAGCGTATTTCGCTTCTCACGGAACATTGGCGGCAATGACAGCTGGCAGTGTAGCACACAATCTATTCTTTGCTTTGATTGGTAACTTTATCGGTGGTGGCTTAGTGATGGGCTTGGGTTATGCTTGGTTGAACAATGCAGATACAAATTATTTAGATTAA
- a CDS encoding TPM domain-containing protein: MYRSIQNNQPQQLNQKVISHYRSLKQRNEIFMVILLWIILSCSFFFTLFFITENHYPAKIDSYNQQLLKLEQERTDILAGHIDTATKSFDTVLQENLDNLKEYPQQENNYSVVIDGTDSNLVINKNNIFVSDNANMLDAAVKKKIYDLNKQLAASTNGAQLEVVTVSKLPRGEDIESYANKIFNQLGIGNKDENNGVLYLVALDEREFRLEVGYGLEGLIPDGLADTIINDDTVVDQFKEENYAVAVTQVVENVFALMNTKTALVDSKIKQVEQQKSSARFAHWGLFILLLSIVVVGLFLITRLIRARTSLKLSYKAYQEQVASSANELHQPDSQVLLEKIKQTDLYYIMLSGAFLISSRRSIRRARARGELLKNPTAQPKAFGRILIGDTLYSGNGDILTTAYLTSNYNSNNWSDNDSSGSGGGGSSWGSFGGGSSGGGGASGGW, from the coding sequence ATGTATAGATCCATTCAAAACAATCAGCCACAACAATTAAATCAAAAAGTTATTTCTCACTATCGGTCTTTAAAACAAAGAAACGAAATTTTTATGGTCATTTTATTGTGGATCATTCTATCTTGCAGTTTCTTTTTCACCTTATTTTTTATAACAGAAAATCATTATCCTGCCAAAATAGATTCCTATAACCAACAATTGCTCAAACTTGAACAAGAACGTACAGACATTCTAGCTGGTCACATAGATACAGCAACAAAGTCGTTTGATACCGTTTTGCAAGAAAACCTAGATAATTTAAAAGAGTATCCCCAACAGGAAAATAATTACTCTGTTGTTATTGACGGAACCGACAGTAATCTAGTAATCAACAAAAATAATATATTTGTTTCAGATAACGCAAACATGTTAGATGCTGCCGTAAAGAAAAAAATCTATGATCTGAACAAACAACTAGCTGCCAGTACCAACGGTGCTCAGTTAGAAGTCGTAACCGTTAGTAAATTACCCCGTGGTGAAGATATTGAATCTTATGCCAATAAAATTTTCAATCAGCTAGGGATCGGTAACAAAGATGAAAACAACGGTGTCTTATATTTAGTCGCTTTAGATGAACGGGAATTCCGCTTAGAAGTGGGTTATGGATTGGAAGGGTTGATTCCTGATGGCCTAGCAGACACTATTATCAATGACGATACAGTTGTCGATCAGTTTAAAGAAGAAAATTACGCTGTCGCTGTAACCCAAGTCGTGGAGAACGTTTTTGCTTTAATGAACACAAAAACAGCCTTGGTCGATTCTAAAATCAAACAAGTTGAACAGCAAAAAAGCTCAGCTAGGTTTGCTCATTGGGGGTTATTCATCTTGTTGCTAAGCATCGTAGTCGTTGGCCTATTTTTGATTACCAGACTCATACGGGCAAGAACGTCTTTAAAACTAAGCTATAAAGCGTATCAAGAACAAGTAGCCAGCAGCGCCAATGAACTCCATCAACCTGATTCTCAAGTACTTCTTGAAAAAATAAAACAAACAGACCTTTACTATATCATGCTAAGCGGAGCCTTCTTGATTTCATCAAGAAGAAGTATCCGGCGTGCACGAGCTAGAGGAGAACTATTAAAAAATCCAACTGCTCAACCAAAAGCTTTTGGCCGCATTTTAATTGGTGATACTCTTTATTCAGGTAATGGAGACATTTTAACGACTGCCTATCTGACATCTAATTACAATTCTAATAATTGGTCAGACAATGATTCTTCTGGTAGCGGCGGTGGTGGATCTTCATGGGGCTCTTTCGGTGGGGGTTCATCTGGTGGCGGTGGCGCTTCTGGAGGCTGGTAG
- a CDS encoding DNA alkylation repair protein — translation MNEIVFPRNKEKAQQMAAYMKNLFPFAGVAAPERTLLEKELLKVSKKMPVTELFDLIGFYYQKSEREYQYLAIDLATVNVKRFSFEDMINFKSFVIEKAWWDSVDAWRKFFGLWGAQHFEEMPQLFDAFFGEENFWHRRIAINLQLLYKEKTNTVLLKKAIIYDKTTDEFFIQKAIGWSMRQYSKTEPNWVQTLMEETDLSPLAVREGSKYLPKP, via the coding sequence ATGAATGAAATTGTGTTTCCGAGAAATAAAGAAAAAGCACAGCAAATGGCCGCTTACATGAAAAATTTATTTCCTTTTGCAGGTGTTGCAGCACCGGAACGTACGTTATTAGAGAAAGAACTATTGAAAGTTAGTAAAAAAATGCCAGTTACAGAATTGTTTGACTTAATAGGTTTTTACTATCAGAAATCTGAACGGGAGTACCAGTATCTGGCAATCGATTTGGCAACGGTCAATGTCAAACGCTTCTCCTTTGAAGACATGATAAACTTCAAATCATTTGTGATCGAAAAAGCTTGGTGGGACAGTGTTGATGCTTGGCGTAAGTTTTTTGGACTGTGGGGCGCTCAACATTTTGAAGAAATGCCGCAGTTATTTGATGCCTTTTTTGGTGAAGAAAATTTTTGGCACAGACGGATTGCCATCAATTTGCAACTGTTATATAAAGAAAAAACAAACACTGTGTTATTGAAAAAAGCCATCATTTATGATAAAACTACAGATGAGTTCTTTATTCAAAAAGCAATCGGCTGGTCTATGCGTCAATATAGTAAAACGGAGCCAAATTGGGTCCAAACATTGATGGAGGAAACTGATTTAAGCCCATTAGCCGTTAGAGAAGGCAGCAAGTATTTGCCAAAACCATAG
- a CDS encoding helix-turn-helix domain-containing protein yields the protein MKKRIGLLPIGEEPDMYKRMTESICINEKEYDLVSVETEEILSTLDGIVIYVANQEKLEMMSWLIELEHQMPLFIWIVFSKPNEQIAQICYELCKHSVITIIDQPHQLSTMKYMIRNTMNYKQSTTERHCAEIKKNQYNFSLDANKMILVYEDSIIRLTRREFMLTSLLFEQMNNVVSYERLEEHLFGKTGSYYQARLANLVHLIREKLKVQNYLSIEIIRTKGYMLCTNE from the coding sequence ATGAAAAAAAGAATCGGTCTGTTGCCGATTGGAGAAGAACCCGACATGTACAAGAGGATGACAGAATCGATTTGCATAAACGAGAAGGAATATGATCTTGTATCTGTTGAAACGGAAGAGATACTCTCCACTCTAGATGGAATAGTTATTTATGTTGCCAATCAAGAAAAGTTAGAAATGATGTCATGGTTGATTGAATTAGAGCATCAAATGCCACTATTTATTTGGATTGTTTTTAGTAAACCAAATGAACAAATAGCTCAAATTTGTTATGAACTATGTAAACATTCTGTTATCACAATAATTGATCAGCCACATCAGCTTTCGACAATGAAATACATGATACGGAATACTATGAATTATAAACAAAGTACCACAGAGAGACACTGTGCAGAAATAAAAAAAAATCAATATAACTTCTCTTTGGATGCTAACAAAATGATACTAGTATATGAGGATAGTATCATAAGATTAACAAGGAGAGAATTTATGTTGACGTCATTACTTTTTGAACAAATGAATAATGTCGTAAGTTACGAGAGACTAGAAGAACATTTATTTGGGAAAACGGGTTCTTATTATCAAGCCAGATTAGCCAACTTGGTTCATTTAATTCGAGAGAAGTTAAAGGTTCAAAATTATTTGAGTATTGAGATCATTCGTACTAAGGGATACATGTTATGTACGAATGAATAA